A window from Podospora bellae-mahoneyi strain CBS 112042 chromosome 1 map unlocalized CBS112042p_1, whole genome shotgun sequence encodes these proteins:
- the SLT11 gene encoding Pre-mRNA-splicing factor slt11 (COG:A; BUSCO:EOG09263BDA; EggNog:ENOG503NTXR): protein MPPQIKQDLNRSGWESTDFPSVCENCLPTNPYVKMLKEDYGAECKLCTRPFTVFSWSGEGRAHGRKKRTNICLTCARLKNACQCCIMDLQFGLPIVIRDKALELIAPGPQSEINREYFAQNNEQAIQEGRAGIEAYEKTDEKARELLRRLAQSKPYFRKGKELDSEGNAVSGGPSGSGSATGGNPAVGAGLGGAGPIRTRDSRAAAAVGARPGGGKRGPIPANAPPPGPRDWMPPSDPTIMSLFVTGIEDDLPEYKIRDFFKSFGKIKSLVVSHMTHCAFVNYESREGAEQAAAECKGRAVIAGCPLRIRWSVPKAIGNMNREERGQMLRDGRSAFPEAKRKANPKAIEGGSGQEQGSSAHGQDQGGLLVAPPPGQDDVQYASLAGN, encoded by the coding sequence ATGCCACCACAAATCAAACAAGACCTGAACCGTTCTGGTTGGGAGTCCACCGACTTCCCCTCCGTGTGCGAAAACTGCCTGCCTACAAATCCCTACGTAAAGATGCTCAAAGAAGACTACGGCGCCGAATGCAAACTCTGTACGAGACCGTTCACCGTCTTCAGCTGGTCCGGTGAGGGCCGCGCCCACGGTCGCAAGAAGCGCACCAACATCTGCCTGACGTGCGCCCGCCTCAAAAACGCCTGCCAATGCTGCATCATGGACTTACAGTTTGGCCTACCTATCGTCATCAGAGATAAGGCGCTCGAGCTTATCGCGCCGGGGCCCCAGAGCGAGATCAACAGGGAATATTTTGCGCAAAACAACGAGCAGGCCATCCAGGAAGGGAGAGCAGGGATCGAGGCATACGAGAAGACTGATGAGAAAGCGAGAGAGCTGCTGAGGAGACTGGCACAGAGCAAGCCCTACTTcaggaaagggaaagagTTGGATTCGGAGGGCAACGCAGTGTCCGGGGGGCCTTCGGGGAGCGGGAGCGCAACGGGTGGAAATCCGGCCGTTGGAGCCGGGCTTGGCGGTGCTGGACCGATCCGAACACGAGATTCAAGAGCGGCAGCTGCCGTGGGAGCGAGACCAGGaggtgggaagaggggacCAATCCCTGCGAATGCCCCTCCACCTGGGCCCAGGGACTGGATGCCGCCTTCGGATCCGACCATCATGTCGCTCTTCGTAACCGGGATTGAGGACGACCTTCCCGAATACAAGATTCGGGACTTTTTTAAGTCCTTCGGAAAGATCAAATCCCTGGTGGTGTCGCATATGACCCACTGCGCTTTTGTCAACTACGAGTCTCGCGAAGGAGCCGAGCAAGCAGCGGCTGAGTGCAAGGGGCGCGCGGTGATTGCCGGCTGTCCTCTTCGAATCCGATGGAGCGTCCCGAAGGCTATTGGAAATATGAACAGGGAAGAGCGTGGACAGATGCTGCGCGATGGGCGATCTGCATTCCCTGAGGCCAAGAGGAAGGCCAACCCGAAAGCCATTGAAGGAGGAAGTGGTCAAGAGCAGGGTTCCTCTGCTCATGGTCAAGACCAGGGTGGACTGCTTGTTGCGCCACCTCCAGGACAGGATGACGTTCAATATGCTAGTCTCGCTGGTAACTAG
- the MZM1 gene encoding Mitochondrial zinc maintenance protein 1, mitochondrial (EggNog:ENOG503P7DE; COG:C): MAAIQSYRNLLRAARIAFEGDTRMLTGARESIRNAFRDKATLPPSDPSIEPALKHADEVAAFLKANVVQGIKQEDNTYKLRIHEHTERGDNESIKFANKNPRVGVKCCSEM, encoded by the exons ATGGCCGCCATCCAGTCCTACAGAAACCTCTTGCGTGCCGCGAGGATTGCCTTTGAAG GCGATACTCGAATGCTTACCGGTGCCCGCGAGTCGATTCGTAATGCCTTCCGGGACAAggccaccctccctccctcggACCCCTCAATCGAACCCGCTCTGAAGCATGCCGACGAGGTTGCCGCTTTCTTGAAGGCCAACGTTGTACAGGGTATCAAGCAGGAGGATAACACATACA AGCTCCGGATTCACGAACACACTGAAAGAGGCGACAACGAGTCGATCAAGTTTGCAAACAAGAACCCAAGGGTTGGGGTCAAGTGCTGCTCTGAGATGTAG
- a CDS encoding uncharacterized protein (EggNog:ENOG503P10K; COG:Q), with the protein MVPSAYNKLQNKHVLILGGSSGIGYAVADGSLASGAKVTISSSSQIKVDAAVSRLKSDYPSQTDTIVGFPADLSNPTTVEDDLDVLFKKAEFTHVASRYLPKENTSSITITSGSVTKKPAKGWILMSYYGGGLSTLAKALAVDLAPIRANVVRPGYVETELWTEEQKASTAKAVAKSTLTGVPAKGEDVAEAYLWLMKDSNVTGAAAETDSGGLLA; encoded by the exons ATGGTCCCTTCTGCTTACAACAAGCTCCAGAACAAGCATGTTCTCATCCTTGGAGGAAGTTCAGGCATAGGTTATGCCGTGGCAGATGGCTCTCTCGCTTCTGGAGCCAAGGTCACcatttcctcctcttctcagATCAAAGTTGATGCTGCCGTTTCTCGTCTGAAATCAGACTACCCCTCCCAAACAGACACGATTGTCGGCTTCCCCGCTgacctctccaacccaaccacgGTGGAAGACGACCTTGATGTCCTGTTCAAGAAAGCCGAGTTTACCCACG TCGCATCTCGATACCTGCCCAAGGAGAACACTtccagcatcaccatcaccagcggCTCTGTGACAAAGAAGCCGGCGAAAGGGTGGATTCTGATGAGTTATTATGGCGGCGGACTCTCCACTTTGGCCAAGGCGCTCGCTGTTGATCTCGCGCCGATCAGGGCGAATGTGGTTCGACCTGGCTATGTCGAGACAGAACTCTGGACGGAAGAGCAAAAGGCATCCACGGCCAAAGCTGTCGCCAAATCAACGCTCACGGGGGTGCCCGCCAAGGGCGAAGATGTTGCGGAGGCGTAtctgtggttgatgaaggaCAGCAACGTGACTggagcggcggcggagacGGATTCTGGTGGGCTGTTGGCTTAA
- a CDS encoding uncharacterized protein (EggNog:ENOG503PIJB) yields MIPSPSGSPGRGDRPVSDILDSPITRSPPPPPPPRKEFKAYGQDYQYAETWSNPLPEFIVHNPGTKNDDPGALEAGTAGVTGGIGATTTAGPRPESLDGTQDTSASMDYQGNISHHRPDTVGSKGSVMREAVWVPPYEKPWYRKLTHLQWLIATVTVLGILAVVLAILGAMGILTGTAGTQSTSGAADSTSSGASTSSSTTSSSSPARPSPTSQNLDNFCKDSDSFLKDVGIYSIQVDGTTNWEQGFDSATTAELCCNACFKASNCAGWLHTGIDFTPCTLFSLKEGIFDEAKDKDKCPRGQANEITFKEDNAKKGASAARGPCSNGFKFG; encoded by the exons ATGATCCCATCACCCTCAGGAAGTCCTGGCCGAGGAGACCGACCTGTCTCAGACATCTTAGACTCGCCCATAACCAgatcaccgccgccaccaccgccgcctcggaAAGAGTTCAAAGCCTACGGTCAAGACTACCAGTACGCCGAAACTTGGTCCAATCCGCTTCCAGAGTTTATCGttcacaaccctggtaccAAGAACGACGACCCCGGTGCGCTAGAAGCAGGAACGGCCGGAGTTACGGGGGGAATTGGAGCAACGACCACAGCGGGGCCAAGACCTGAGAGTCTCGACGGCACTCAAGATACCAGTGCCAGCATGGATTACCAGGGGAATATTTCGCATCATCGTCCCGACACTGTCGGATCTAAGGGATCCGTCATGAGGGAAGCGGTCTGGGTACCGCCCTACGAGAAACCCTGGTACAGAAAGCTCACCCATCTTCAATGGCTCATCGCCACCGTTACTGTTCTCGGCATCCTTGCAGTTGTTCTTGCGATTCTGGGAGCGATGGGTATTCTAACCGGGACAGC TGGTACTCAGTCGACCTCCGGCGCTGCCGACAGCACGAGTAGTGGAgcctcaacatcatcttcaacgacgtcatcatcatcaccagctcGACCAAGCCCAACA TCACAGAATCTCGACAACTTTTGCAAAGACTCGGATTCGTTTCTCAAAGACGTCGGCATCTACAGCATCCAAGTCGATGGTACGACGAACTGGGAGCAAGGATTTGATTCGGCCACCACGGCGGAACTCTGCTGCAATGCTTGCTTCAAAGCTTCGAATTGTGCCGGCTGGCTACATACCGGCATCGACTTCACACCCTGCACGCTTTTTTCTCTCAAGGAGGGCATTTTCGACGAGGCAAAGGATAAGGACAAGTGCCCGAGGGGTCAGGCGAACGAGATCACTTTTAAGGAGGATAACGCGAAGAAGGGTGCCTCTGCGGCAAGGGGACCTTGTAGCAACGGTTTCAAGTTCGGCTAG
- the ERG6_1 gene encoding Delta(24)-sterol C-methyltransferase (COG:H; EggNog:ENOG503NTY3), whose protein sequence is MVSANQIALEKEDHKRDAEFMKAMHGKSTEAKGGFAAMLSKDTEANKVAVDEYFKHFDNKTAENETDADREARTKEYATLTRHYYNLATDLYEYGWGQSFHFCRYSLGESFYQAIARHEHYLAMKIGIQAGDKVLDVGCGIGGPAREIAKFTDCHITGLNNNDYQIERATRYAVKEGLSGQLKYVKGDFMQMSFPDNSFDAVYAIEATVHAPKLVGVYSEIYRVLKPGGKFGVYEWLMTDKYDNNNLEHRDIRLAIEEGDGISNMVTISEGIQAMKDAGFNLLHHEDLAKRDDPIPWYWGIAGETKYMQSYFDLFTVLRMTKAGRRAVHVFTGFLEMVGLAPKGTKKTADALAKGADGLVAGAKKDLFTPMYLMIGQKPLN, encoded by the exons ATGGTTTCCGCCAACCAAATCGCCCTCGAGAAGGAGGACCACAAGCGCGATGCCGAGTTCATGAAGGCCATGCACGGCAAGTCCACGGAAGCCAAGGGTGGTTTCGCTGCCATGCTTTCCAAGGACACCGAGGCCAACAAGGTCGCCGTTGACGAGTACTTCAAGCACTTCGACAACAAGACCGCCGAGAACGAGACCGACGCCGACAGAGAG GCCCGCACCAAGGAGTACGCGACTCTGACCAGACACTACTACAACCTGGCCACCGATTTGTATGAGTATGGCTGGGGCCAGTCCTTCCACTTCTGCCGCTACTCTCTCGGGGAGAGCTTCTACCAGGCCATTGCTCGTCACGAGCACTACCTCGCCATGAAGATCGGCATCCAGGCCGGTGACAAGGTTCTGGATGTTGGTTGCGGTATTGGTGGTCCCGCCAGAGAGATCGCCAAGTTCACCGACTGCCACATCACCggtctcaacaacaacgactACCAGATTGAGCGCGCCACCCGGTACGCCGTCAAGGAGGGTCTCTCTGGCCAGCTCAAATATGTGAAGGGTGATTTCATG CAAATGTCTTTCCCTGACAACTCCTTCGATGCCGTTTACGCAATCGAGGCCACCGTCCACGCCCCCAAGCTTGTTGGCGTCTATAGCGAAATCTACAGAGTGCTCAAGCCCGGCGGCAAGTTCGGTGTGTACGAGTGGTTGATGACCGACAAgtacgacaacaacaacctcgagCACAGGGATATCCGTCTCGCcatcgaggagggtgacggtATCTCCAACATGGTCACCATCTCCGAGGGTATCCAGGCCATGAAGGATGCTggcttcaacctcctccaccacgagGATCTTGCCAAGCGTGACGACCCTATCCCATGGTACTGGGGTATTGCTGGTGAGACCAAGTACATGCAGTCGTACTTTGATCTCTTCACCGTCCTCCGCATGACTAAGGCCGGTCGCCGTGCCGTGCACGTCTTCACCGGCTTCTTGGAGATGGTCGGTCTTGCGCCCAAGGGTACCAAGAAGACGGCCGATGCCCTCGCCAAGGGTGCCGATGGTCTCGTCGCCGGTGCCAAGAAGGACCTCTTCACCCCAATGTACCTCATGATCGGCCAGAAGCCCCTCAACTAA
- the PDB1 gene encoding pyruvate dehydrogenase E1, beta subunit (EggNog:ENOG503NU6T; COG:C) yields the protein MSRYLRPAARLAATARTSALRPATASPFLSRAAVIPGVQRRTYADASGVKEYTVRDALNEALAEELEQNDKVFILGEEVAQYNGAYKVTKNLLDRFGEKRVIDTPITESGFAGLAIGAALSGLHPVCEFMTWNFAMQAIDQIVNSAAKTLYMSGGIQPCNITFRGPNGFAAGVGAQHSQDFSAWYGSIPGLKVVSPWSAEDAKGLLKAAIRDPNPVVVLENELMYGQSFPMSAEAQKDDFVIPFGKAKIERSGKDLTLVTLSRCVGQSLVAAENLKKKYGVDVEVINLRSIKPLDIETIIKSLKKTHRLMAVESGFPAFGVSAEILALTMEYGFDYLDAPAARVTGADVPTPYAQGLEEMSFPTEGTIEQQAVKLLRL from the exons ATGTCGCGTTATCTCCGACCAGCGGCTCGTCTTGCTGCCACGGCGAGGACCTCCGCCCTCCGTCCGGCCACCGCATCGCCATTCCTCTCCAGGGCCGCCGTCATCCCCGGCGTACAAAGACGGACATATGCCGACGCCTCCGGCGTCAAGGAGTACACAGTCCGCGATGCCCTGAACGAGGCGCTTGCCGAGGAGCTCGAGCAGAACGACAAGGTCTTCATcctgggcgaggaggttgccCAGTATAATGGCGCATACAAGGTCACCAAGAACCTCCTGGACCGCTTCGGCGAGAAGCGTGTCATCGACACACCCATCACCGAGTCCGGCTTCGCCGGTCTGGCCATTGGTGCCGCCCTGAGCGGTCTGCACCCAGTT TGCGAGTTCATGACCTGGAACTTCGCCATGCAGGCCATTGACCAAATCGTCAACTCGGCCGCCAAGACCCTCTACATGTCGGGCGGCATCCAGCCCTGCAACATCACCTTCCGCGGACCCAACGGTTTTGCCGCCGGCGTCGGCGCCCAGCACTCCCAGGACTTCTCTGCTTGGTACGGGTCCATCCCCGGCCTCAAGGTCGTCTCCCCCTGGTCCGCCGAAGACGCCAAGGGCCTTCTCAAAGCTGCCATCCgcgaccccaaccccgtcgtcgtcctcgagAACGAGCTCATGTACGGCCAGTCGTTCCCCATGTCGGCCGAGGCTCAAAAGGACGACTTTGTCATCCCCTTTggcaaggccaagattgagCGCTCCGGCAAGGATTTGACTCTGgtcaccctctcccgctgCGTCGGGCAGTCCCTTGTTGCGGCTGAGAACCTTAAGAAGAAGTACGGtgtcgatgtcgaggttATCAACCTCCGGTCGATCAAGCCTCTTGATATCGAGACGATCATCAAGTCGCTCAAGAAGACGCACCGTCTGATGGCCGTCGAGTCTGGCTTCCCTGCTTTTGGCGTCAGTGCTGAGATTTTGGCGTTGACGATGGAGTATGGATTTGACTACTTGGACGCCCCCGCCGCCAGAGTCACTGGTGCTGATGTGCCCACGCCGTATGCCCAGGGCCTGGAGGAGATGAGTTTCCCTACTGAGGGGACGATTGAGCAGCAGGCCGTTAAGCTTCTTCGCCTTTAA